A stretch of the Lactuca sativa cultivar Salinas chromosome 9, Lsat_Salinas_v11, whole genome shotgun sequence genome encodes the following:
- the LOC111886426 gene encoding sodium/hydrogen exchanger 3, producing the protein MGIHVGSSSGLSTSDPEDEYVRSIALFATLLCACIVIGHLLEKTRWINQSVTALLIGLATGCIILLTSGGKNSRILEFQEEFFFMYLLPPIIFNAGFQVKKKQFFRNFMTITLFGAIGTLISFAIISYGAKVLFPKLDIGYLEIKDYLALGAIFSATDSVCALQVLNQEETPLLYSLVFGEGVVNDATSVVLFNAITSFDLNNFNATEALTFAYSFLTLFVLSTLLGIFVGLLCSFIIRTLYFGRHSTDREIALMMLMAYLSYITAEMFELSGILTVFFCGIVMSHYAWHNITLSSQVTTKHTFATMSYISEVFIFLYVGMDLLDIEKWRFIEDSPGKSFSASGILVGLIMVGRAAFVFPLSLFSNFIRKNRNEKIKIKQQVTVWWAGLMRGAVSVALAYKKFTGSGQTIQPANALLITSTITVVLFSTVVFGLMTKPIIRWLLPDETDPSTPNSSSGMPLLQNGHGHEEGGNENRPSRKRLPDTPPNMVHQYWRKFDDAFMRPVFGGRGFVSQATGTRDMGVIH; encoded by the exons ATGGGTATCCATGTGGGGTCAAGTTCAGGTTTATCAACATCGGATCCAGAGGATGAGTATGTACGCAGCATAGCCTTATTTGCAACCCTTTTATGTGCTTGTATAGTGATTGGTCATCTTCTTGAAAAAACCCGGTGGATCAATCAGTCAGTCACAGCCCTTTTGATT GGTCTAGCCACAGGATGCATTATTTTGCTAACTTCTGGTGGTAAAAACTCTCGCATATTGGAATTTCAGGAAGAGTTTTTCTTTATGTATCTCCTtccaccaataatcttcaatgcTGG GTTTCAGGTGAAAAAGAAACAGTTTTTCCGCAATTTCATGACCATTACATTATTTGGAGCTATTGGTACTTTGATATCGTTTGCCATTATATCATACG gtGCAAAAGTCTTGTTCCCTAAACTGGACATTGGTTACCTCGAGATCAAGGATTATCTTG CACTTGGAGCCATATTTTCTGCAACAGATTCTGTGTGCGCCTTACAG GTGCTTAATCAAGAAGAAACACCACTATTGTACAGTCTAGTGTTTGGGGAGGGTGTGGTGAATGATGCCACATCTGTGGTACTTTTCAATGCCATCACCAGTTTTGACCTAAACAACTTTAATGCTACTGAAGCCCTTACATTTGCTTACAGTTTCTTGACATTGTTTGTATTAAGCACGTTGTTGGGAATTTTT GTTGGGCTGCTATGTTCATTCATCATCAGAACATTATACTTTGGAAG GCATTCAACTGATCGTGAAATAGCTCTCATGATGCTCATGGCTTACCTCTCATACATTACAGCTGAA ATGTTTGAATTAAGCGGAATCCTTACAGTATTCTTTTGTGGGATTGTAATGTCACACTACGCATGGCATAACATCACTTTGAGTTCACAAGTAACCACAAA GCATACTTTTGCCACAATGTCATATATATCTGAAGTGTTTATCTTCCTGTATGTTGGAATGGACTTGTTAGATATTGAAAAATGGAGGTTCATAGAGGATAG CCCTGGAAAATCATTTAGTGCAAGTGGTATACTGGTTGGGTTGATTATGGTTGGAAGGGCAGCTTTTGTGTTCCCTCTGTCGTTATTCTCCAACTTTATTCGAAAAAATAGGAACGAAAAGATCAAGATTAAACAGCAAGTTACCGTTTGGTGGGCTGGTCTCATGCGGGGTGCTGTATCCGTAGCACTTGCTtataaaaag TTTACTGGATCTGGGCAAACTATTCAGCCTGCAAATGCGCTGTTGATCACCAGCACCATTACTGTTGTTCTTTTCAGTACAGTG GTATTTGGATTGATGACAAAGCCGATTATAAGATGGTTGTTACCAGATGAAACAGACCCATCTACTCCAAACTCATCAAGTGGTATGCCGCTTCTACAAAATGGGCATGGGCATGAAGAAGGCGGAAATGAAAATAGGCCGAGTCGAAAGAGGCTACCAGATACTCCTCCAAACATGGTTCATCAGTATTGGAGAAAGTTTGATGATGCGTTTATGCGCCCTGTTTTTGGGGGTAGAGGCTTTGTGTCCCAAGCCACCGGGACCCGTGACATGGGTGTCATCCATTGA